A part of Perca fluviatilis chromosome 15, GENO_Pfluv_1.0, whole genome shotgun sequence genomic DNA contains:
- the cpsf4 gene encoding cleavage and polyadenylation specificity factor subunit 4, protein MQDMLATVDHLKFDLELAVQQQLGAQPLPFPGMDKSGSAVCEFFMRAACQKGGMCPFRHISGEKTVVCKHWLRGLCKKGDQCEFLHEYDMTKMPECYFYSKFGECSNKECPFLHIDPESKIKDCPWYDRGFCKHGPDCRHRHTRRVICVNYLVGFCPEGKSCKFMHPRFELPMGASEQPPLPQQIQNQTKPVPSIGRPSLSLIQLTNSSPGMRPQNHMPMSAPQQNHMTGNRGPRPLDQVTCYKCGEKGHYANKCTKGHLAFLSGQ, encoded by the exons ATGCAGGATATGCTGGCTACCGTGGACCACCTCAAGTTTGACCTGGAACTGGctgtgcagcagcagctaggAGCACAGCCTCTGCCCTTCCCCGGCATGGACA AGTCCGGGTCTGCTGTGTGTGAGTTCTTCATGAGAGCAGCTTGTCAGAAAG GTGGGATGTGTCCGTTCCGTCACATCAGCGGAGAGAAGACGGTGGTGTGTAAGCACTGGCTCAGAGGACTTTGTAAGAAGGGAGACCAGTGCGAGTTTCTCCACGAATACGACATGACAAAGATGCCCGAATGCTACTTCTACTCCAAGTTTG GTGAGTGCAGCAACAAGGAATGTCCGTTCCTGCACATTGATCCAGAGTCGAAGATCAAAGATTGTCCCTGGTACGACCGAGGCTTCTGCAAACACG GTCCTGactgcagacacagacatacaaggAGGGTGATCTGTGTGAATTACCTGGTGGGCTTCTGTCCAGAGGGAAAATCCTGTAAATTTATGCA CCCTCGTTTTGAGTTGCCTATGGGAGCTTCTGAACAGCCTCCTCTACCACAGCAAATTCAGAACCAGACAAAG CCCGTGCCCAGCATCGGTCGCCCGTCGCTCTCTCTAATCCAGCTGACCAACTCCAGTCCAGGCATGCGGCCGCAGAACCACATGCCGATGTCGGCGCCTCAGCAAAATCACATGACTGGCAACAGAGGGCCTCGGCCACTGGACCAGGTCACCTGCTACAAG TGTGGGGAGAAGGGCCACTATGCCAACAAATGCACTAAAGGCCATCTGGCCTTCCTGAGTGGACAGTAA